Proteins encoded by one window of Bradyrhizobium sp. B097:
- a CDS encoding HAMP domain-containing sensor histidine kinase encodes MFRFTSLTSRIVFLHIVAVAVAAIFLPLLLLWLLNSEINQLHREAMRDQADDLGQNLVVDSAGKVQLNLPDSLRGLYSDAYGRYRYDIYDADDNLLFSSHRGAPRLPALADRISGASATKLVGGQTLRIQVAEDLSHRDVIIDDIVSNFFRRVGWITIPILLILLATDILIFRRAVIPLLRASEEARSIGPARTDIRLPTEGIPSEILPLVTAVNQAFDRLEDGFHVQRQFTADAAHQLRTPLAILRTRIETLDVARGTKELHADIESMSRIVSQLLEIAELDTLVLDPGETADLRAVCAEVVGSIAPYALAQQKDIALRGTDGPVRVKGNAEMLQRAIFNLAENAIKYTADATSVDVEVHEDGSVQVRDCGPGIAPAEQGLVFQRFWRGDRQRQRTDGAGLGLSIVRGVVDDHDATIKVENLPSGGAQFTLSFRLARTEPATA; translated from the coding sequence GTGTTCCGCTTCACGTCGCTGACCTCGCGGATCGTGTTCCTGCACATCGTGGCGGTCGCGGTCGCCGCGATCTTCCTGCCGCTGCTGCTGCTGTGGTTGCTGAACTCGGAGATCAACCAGCTGCATCGCGAAGCGATGCGCGATCAGGCCGACGATCTCGGCCAGAACCTGGTGGTCGATTCCGCCGGCAAGGTACAGCTCAACCTGCCGGACAGCCTGAGGGGGCTCTATTCCGACGCCTATGGCCGCTATCGCTACGACATCTACGATGCGGACGACAATCTGCTGTTTTCGTCGCATCGCGGAGCGCCGCGACTGCCGGCCTTGGCCGACCGGATTTCCGGCGCCAGCGCCACCAAGCTCGTCGGCGGCCAGACGCTGCGCATCCAGGTCGCCGAGGACCTGTCGCATCGCGACGTCATCATCGATGACATCGTTTCCAACTTCTTCCGGCGGGTCGGCTGGATCACCATCCCGATCCTCCTGATTCTGCTGGCGACCGACATCCTGATCTTCCGCCGCGCCGTGATTCCGCTGCTGCGGGCTTCGGAGGAGGCCAGGAGCATCGGACCAGCCAGGACCGACATCCGTCTGCCGACGGAGGGGATTCCCAGCGAGATCCTGCCGCTGGTGACCGCCGTCAACCAGGCCTTCGACCGTCTGGAGGACGGATTTCACGTGCAGCGCCAATTCACCGCCGATGCTGCGCACCAGCTGCGCACCCCGCTCGCGATCCTGAGGACCCGGATCGAGACGCTGGATGTAGCCAGGGGGACCAAGGAGCTGCATGCCGACATCGAGAGCATGAGCCGTATCGTCAGCCAGCTGCTCGAGATTGCCGAGCTCGATACGCTGGTGCTGGACCCCGGCGAAACCGCGGATCTGCGCGCCGTGTGCGCCGAGGTGGTCGGCTCGATCGCGCCCTATGCGCTGGCGCAGCAGAAAGACATCGCGCTGCGCGGCACCGACGGTCCGGTGCGGGTCAAGGGCAATGCCGAGATGCTGCAGCGCGCCATCTTCAATCTGGCGGAGAACGCCATCAAGTACACCGCCGACGCGACCTCGGTCGATGTCGAGGTGCACGAGGACGGTTCGGTGCAGGTGCGCGACTGCGGGCCAGGGATTGCGCCAGCCGAGCAGGGCCTGGTGTTCCAGCGCTTCTGGCGCGGCGATCGTCAGCGCCAGCGCACGGACGGGGCGGGGCTCGGGCTCTCGATCGTCCGCGGCGTCGTCGACGATCACGACGCGACGATCAAGGTCGAGAACCTGCCGTCCGGCGGTGCCCAGTTTACGCTGAGCTTCCGCCTCGCCAGGACAGAGCCGGCGACCGCCTGA
- a CDS encoding response regulator transcription factor has translation MRLLIVEDNLELSRLLASGLVAAGYESDIVNSVAEARDALRSVTYAAMILDLGLPDGDGLSVLSELRRKTDPLPVLVLTARNGLQDRVNGLRSGADDYLAKPFALEELVARLEAILRRPGQLLGSSLKLANLVYDTESKQVFVDGAPHVFSARETSVLEILLRRQGRVVPKKNVEDHIFGLSGEVASNAVEVYVSRLRKLLTEHRAKVIIHTIRGVGYLMAEEK, from the coding sequence ATGCGCCTTCTGATCGTCGAGGACAATCTCGAGCTCTCGCGGCTGCTCGCGAGCGGGCTGGTGGCGGCGGGATATGAGTCCGATATCGTCAACAGTGTTGCCGAGGCGCGTGATGCGCTGCGCAGCGTCACCTATGCTGCCATGATCCTCGATCTCGGTCTGCCTGACGGTGATGGCCTGTCGGTGCTGTCGGAGCTGCGCCGCAAGACCGACCCGCTGCCGGTTTTGGTGCTGACTGCGCGCAACGGCCTGCAGGATCGGGTCAACGGCCTGCGCAGCGGCGCGGACGATTATCTGGCGAAGCCGTTCGCGCTGGAAGAGCTGGTGGCGCGGCTCGAAGCCATCCTGCGCCGGCCCGGCCAGCTGCTCGGCTCGTCGCTGAAGCTCGCCAATCTGGTCTATGACACCGAGAGCAAGCAGGTGTTCGTCGACGGTGCTCCGCACGTTTTCTCAGCGCGTGAAACGTCGGTGCTCGAGATCCTGCTGCGGCGGCAGGGGCGGGTGGTGCCGAAGAAGAACGTCGAGGACCACATCTTCGGTCTGTCGGGCGAGGTCGCCTCGAATGCGGTCGAGGTCTACGTGTCGCGGCTGCGCAAGCTGCTCACCGAGCACCGCGCCAAGGTCATCATCCACACCATTCGCGGCGTCGGCTATCTGATGGCGGAGGAGAAATAG
- a CDS encoding efflux RND transporter periplasmic adaptor subunit has product MAHHAAGPRLSRETFMQYWRRAMSFRMKYMGFAAMPVLAALLVGAWLTTRADGVVSARAAQETAPQDVNVEQQYVALSDKQAASLKTMAAEQRSFRTLKNAVGSIDFNQNMLVQAFTSNPGRIVDTPLNVGDEVAKGDRLFTIDSPDLLQAESSLLAAAGVLELQTRTLARVRQLLKTGGGAQKDVDQATSDQQTAEGNYKAGRDAVRIFGKTDAEIDRIVADRKVDSILVVPSPISGRIIARNAAPGLFVQPGNAPAPYSLADISTMWMVANVIETDAPAYRIGQPVEVRVPAYPNEVFRGRVTTLGLNIDPNSHRQLVRSVIDDPQHKLRAGMLASFTIETEPPKLSVSVPLDAIVREGDGTMTVWVTTDGRKFDRRTVTIGMEQDGWRQILNGLAAGEKVASTGAIFLSNKFANAATG; this is encoded by the coding sequence ATGGCCCACCATGCGGCAGGACCTCGTCTCTCGCGCGAGACTTTCATGCAGTATTGGCGGCGGGCGATGTCATTTCGAATGAAGTATATGGGCTTTGCGGCGATGCCGGTGCTGGCGGCACTTCTCGTCGGCGCGTGGCTCACGACGCGCGCCGACGGTGTCGTGAGCGCCAGGGCCGCGCAGGAGACCGCGCCGCAGGACGTCAACGTCGAGCAGCAATACGTCGCGCTGAGCGACAAGCAGGCGGCCTCCCTGAAGACCATGGCCGCGGAGCAGCGTTCGTTCCGGACCCTGAAGAACGCGGTCGGCTCGATCGACTTCAATCAGAACATGCTGGTGCAGGCGTTTACCTCAAATCCCGGCCGGATCGTCGACACGCCCCTCAATGTTGGTGACGAGGTTGCGAAGGGCGACAGGCTGTTCACGATCGACAGCCCCGATCTGCTGCAAGCCGAGTCGTCGCTGCTCGCCGCGGCCGGCGTGCTCGAGCTGCAGACCAGGACGCTGGCGCGGGTCAGGCAGCTGCTGAAGACCGGCGGCGGCGCTCAAAAGGACGTCGACCAGGCGACGTCGGATCAGCAGACCGCCGAGGGCAACTACAAGGCCGGGCGCGACGCGGTGCGCATCTTCGGCAAGACCGACGCGGAGATCGACCGCATCGTCGCCGACCGCAAGGTCGATTCCATTCTGGTGGTGCCGAGCCCGATCTCCGGCCGGATCATTGCGCGCAATGCCGCGCCGGGACTCTTTGTGCAGCCCGGCAATGCGCCGGCGCCCTATTCGCTGGCCGACATCTCGACGATGTGGATGGTCGCCAATGTGATCGAGACCGATGCCCCCGCCTACCGGATCGGCCAACCGGTCGAGGTACGGGTGCCGGCCTATCCGAACGAGGTGTTTCGCGGCCGCGTGACGACGCTCGGCCTCAACATCGATCCGAACTCGCACCGCCAGCTGGTGCGTTCGGTGATCGATGATCCCCAGCACAAGCTGCGCGCCGGCATGCTGGCGAGCTTCACCATCGAAACCGAGCCGCCAAAGCTGTCGGTGAGCGTTCCGCTCGACGCCATCGTGCGCGAGGGCGACGGCACGATGACGGTGTGGGTCACGACCGACGGCCGCAAGTTCGACCGCCGCACGGTAACGATCGGGATGGAGCAGGACGGCTGGCGGCAGATCCTCAACGGCCTCGCAGCCGGCGAGAAGGTCGCTTCCACCGGCGCGATCTTCCTCAGCAACAAGTTCGCCAACGCGGCCACCGGCTAG
- a CDS encoding CusA/CzcA family heavy metal efflux RND transporter, producing the protein MIKSLLQFGLTRSAVIVLGLAVFCAAGFAAFTKLNIEAYPNPAPVILEITAQAAGLSAEEMEKYYTIPMEVGLYSTPGVVNIRSTSFYGLSFVRVTFKYGVDYYFALSQATNNLTQNVQLPGNQIPQIQQSSLVGEIYRYQLVGPPNFGLTNLRTLQDYVVARRLMTLPGVVQINAWGGTTKQFNVDADLAKLEAYNITVPQLISALGNANINVGGREIAIGQQSVNIRGIGLINSGGDDDITKGYRVRDIENVVLTQSSGLPIQIKDVAKVSVGYVPRLGIAGKDRNDDVAAAIVVMGRTQHTNDIVPKVEEEVAKINRDGTLPAGVKVVPYYDRTSLVSVTTHTVLHNLMFGCLLVFVIQWVFLGDLRSALIVSANIPFALFFAIIILVLQGEDANLLSLGAVDFGIIVDSAVIMMENIFRNFQSSPENRLRVLKNLAEGYWGGDPTTRNGQPAPGWTERLRMIFVSALQVDKAVFFTAAITVTAFVPLFTMQGVEGQIFGPMARTYGYALAGALLATFTVTPVLASLLLPRHIEETETIIVRSLRKAYTPVLRWSLTHLRVAVAAGIIFLVLSGLAASQLGSEFLPALEEGNFWIRASMPPTMSLDAGTEPTRKMREILLRHPEIITVVSQHGRPDNGSDASPFSNVELFAPIKPFDQWPPGLTKEKLTEELQREFDEELPGVTFNFSQYIQDNVEEALSGVKGANSVKIIGPNLAVLEQLATKVAQEMAKIRGVADLGIFHLVGQPNLNIKVNREKTARYGLNTGDVTTVVQAALGGTSATTVLEGDRQFGVVVRLDPKFRQSIDEVREIKVAYQTPSGTNAYIPLSELADISLDTGASFIYRERSQRYIPIKFSVRGRDLGSTVAEAQTRVAEAVQLPTGYRMIWSGEFDNLEAAKARLMIVVPVTLLLIFVLLYSLFNSLRDSLLALAGIPFAVGGGLIALYLAGLDFSISAAIGFISLFGVAVMDGILNITYFRELRASGMSIAEAVFNGAEQRMRPMLMTALSAGVGLFPAALSHGIGSQVQRPLATVVVGGMFIGPLLLLIVAPALRKIFLSREPVASPDQAAATAPPEAAHEGGA; encoded by the coding sequence TTGATCAAGAGCCTCCTTCAATTCGGTCTGACCCGAAGCGCCGTCATCGTGCTCGGCCTCGCCGTGTTCTGCGCCGCCGGATTCGCCGCGTTCACCAAGCTGAACATCGAGGCCTATCCGAACCCGGCGCCTGTCATCCTCGAGATCACGGCGCAGGCCGCCGGCCTCTCCGCCGAGGAGATGGAGAAGTACTATACGATCCCGATGGAGGTCGGGCTGTACTCGACGCCGGGCGTGGTCAACATCCGCTCGACCTCGTTCTACGGCCTGTCGTTCGTGCGGGTCACCTTCAAATACGGCGTCGACTATTATTTCGCGCTCTCGCAGGCCACCAACAATCTCACGCAGAACGTCCAGCTTCCCGGCAATCAGATCCCGCAAATCCAGCAGTCCAGCCTGGTCGGCGAGATCTATCGCTACCAGCTCGTCGGTCCGCCGAATTTCGGCCTGACCAATCTCAGGACCTTGCAGGATTACGTCGTCGCCCGCCGGCTGATGACGCTTCCAGGCGTGGTGCAGATCAATGCCTGGGGCGGCACCACCAAGCAATTCAACGTCGACGCCGATCTCGCCAAGCTCGAAGCCTACAACATCACCGTACCGCAGCTGATCAGCGCGCTCGGCAACGCGAACATCAATGTCGGCGGCCGCGAGATCGCGATCGGCCAGCAATCCGTCAACATCCGCGGCATCGGCCTGATCAACTCAGGCGGCGATGACGATATCACCAAGGGCTACAGGGTCCGGGACATCGAGAACGTCGTCCTGACCCAATCCAGCGGACTGCCGATCCAGATCAAGGACGTCGCCAAGGTCTCGGTCGGCTATGTGCCGCGGCTCGGCATCGCCGGCAAGGACAGGAACGACGACGTCGCCGCGGCGATCGTCGTGATGGGACGCACCCAGCACACCAACGACATCGTGCCGAAGGTCGAGGAGGAAGTCGCCAAGATCAACAGGGACGGCACCCTGCCTGCCGGCGTCAAGGTAGTCCCCTACTACGACCGCACCTCGCTGGTCAGCGTCACGACCCACACCGTGCTGCACAATTTGATGTTCGGCTGCCTGCTGGTGTTCGTGATCCAGTGGGTCTTCCTCGGCGACCTCAGAAGCGCGCTGATCGTCAGCGCCAACATCCCGTTCGCGCTGTTCTTCGCGATCATCATCCTGGTGCTGCAGGGCGAGGATGCCAATCTGCTGTCGCTCGGCGCCGTCGACTTCGGGATCATCGTCGATTCCGCCGTCATCATGATGGAGAACATCTTCCGCAACTTCCAGTCCAGCCCGGAGAACCGGCTGCGGGTGCTGAAAAACCTCGCCGAGGGATACTGGGGTGGCGATCCCACGACGCGAAACGGCCAGCCCGCGCCGGGCTGGACCGAGCGGCTGCGCATGATCTTCGTCAGCGCATTGCAGGTCGACAAGGCGGTGTTCTTCACCGCGGCCATCACGGTCACCGCGTTCGTGCCGCTGTTCACCATGCAGGGCGTCGAAGGCCAGATCTTCGGGCCGATGGCGCGAACCTACGGCTACGCGCTCGCCGGCGCGCTGCTCGCGACATTCACGGTGACGCCGGTGCTGGCATCGCTGCTGCTGCCGCGGCATATCGAGGAAACCGAAACCATCATCGTGCGCTCGCTGCGCAAGGCCTACACGCCGGTGCTGCGCTGGTCGCTGACGCATCTGCGGGTCGCGGTCGCGGCCGGCATCATTTTCCTCGTACTGAGCGGCCTTGCCGCAAGCCAGCTCGGCAGCGAATTCCTGCCCGCGCTCGAGGAAGGCAATTTCTGGATCCGCGCCTCGATGCCCCCGACCATGTCGCTCGACGCCGGCACCGAGCCGACCCGCAAGATGCGCGAGATCCTGTTGCGTCACCCCGAGATCATCACGGTGGTGTCACAGCATGGCCGCCCCGACAATGGCAGCGACGCCTCTCCATTCTCGAATGTCGAGCTGTTCGCGCCGATCAAGCCGTTCGACCAGTGGCCGCCCGGCCTGACCAAGGAGAAGCTGACCGAGGAACTGCAGCGGGAGTTCGACGAGGAACTGCCCGGCGTCACCTTCAACTTCTCGCAATACATCCAGGACAACGTCGAGGAGGCGCTGTCGGGCGTCAAGGGCGCGAACTCGGTCAAGATCATCGGCCCCAACCTCGCCGTGCTCGAACAGCTCGCGACCAAGGTCGCGCAGGAGATGGCCAAGATCCGCGGCGTCGCCGATCTCGGCATCTTCCATCTGGTCGGGCAGCCCAACCTCAACATCAAGGTGAACCGCGAGAAGACCGCGCGCTACGGTCTCAATACCGGCGACGTGACGACCGTGGTCCAGGCCGCGCTCGGCGGCACCAGCGCGACGACGGTGCTGGAGGGCGACCGCCAGTTCGGCGTGGTGGTGCGGCTCGATCCGAAATTCCGCCAGAGCATCGACGAGGTGCGCGAGATCAAGGTGGCCTACCAGACGCCGTCCGGCACCAACGCCTACATCCCTTTGAGCGAGCTTGCCGACATCTCGCTCGATACCGGCGCGTCGTTCATCTACCGCGAGCGCAGCCAACGCTACATCCCGATCAAGTTCAGCGTGCGCGGCCGCGATCTCGGCAGCACGGTGGCGGAAGCGCAGACGCGCGTCGCCGAGGCGGTGCAGCTTCCGACCGGTTACCGAATGATCTGGTCCGGCGAATTCGACAATCTCGAAGCCGCCAAGGCGCGCCTGATGATCGTGGTGCCGGTGACGCTGCTGCTGATCTTCGTGCTGCTCTACAGCCTGTTCAACTCGCTGCGCGACAGCCTGCTGGCGCTGGCCGGCATACCCTTCGCGGTCGGCGGCGGCCTGATCGCGCTGTACCTCGCCGGGCTCGATTTCTCGATCTCGGCCGCGATCGGCTTCATCTCGTTGTTCGGCGTCGCGGTCATGGACGGCATCCTCAACATCACCTATTTCCGCGAATTGCGGGCCTCAGGCATGAGCATCGCGGAGGCGGTGTTCAACGGCGCCGAGCAGCGTATGCGGCCGATGCTGATGACCGCGCTGTCCGCGGGCGTCGGCCTATTCCCCGCCGCGCTGTCGCACGGCATCGGCAGCCAGGTGCAGCGGCCGCTCGCGACCGTGGTGGTCGGCGGCATGTTCATCGGCCCGCTGCTGCTGCTGATCGTGGCGCCTGCGCTGCGCAAGATCTTCCTGTCGCGCGAGCCTGTCGCCTCTCCCGACCAGGCGGCTGCCACGGCACCGCCCGAAGCGGCGCATGAAGGGGGCGCCTGA
- a CDS encoding efflux transporter outer membrane subunit: MSEIVARIVAALARCGGRALRPALGAGAAGLLLASCAVGPNFVPPAAPDVDRYTPEKLASPSSSAGGPSVPKQHFVSGEDVSLRWWTAFRSKPLHELIKMSVEHNPSLQAAEASIRIAQYNALAQRGLFFPQLGANYTPAQQQISGASGSGPGGQSPSVFSLHTAQLNVSFVPDIWGQNVRAVESLDAISEQQLFQLEAAYLTLTANVVTAAIQEASLRGQIAAIQRVVKIERGILEIVKNQFNAGGAAQVDVLAQEAALAQSEQLLPPLEKQLAVQRDLLTSLAGQFSADEILQTFTLDRLALPAHLPVSLPSKMIAQRPDVRAAEALLHSANAQLGVSIAARLPNITITGNAGAAGFSLAELFTPGTSFYVIAASATQPLFDGLTLYHKQKAAEAAVDQADALYRQAVVTAMQNVADALRSLQADARALQAAVRAELAAKASLDIIQKQLALGQVNQVVVLNAQQVYLTAAVVRVQAQATRLSDSAALFMALGGGWPTNCASDDWRKCALEDLPASAPQRVSENGPPAR; the protein is encoded by the coding sequence ATGTCCGAGATCGTCGCAAGGATCGTTGCCGCGCTCGCGCGGTGCGGAGGGCGCGCCCTGCGTCCGGCGCTCGGCGCCGGCGCCGCCGGGCTGTTGCTGGCAAGCTGCGCCGTCGGCCCGAATTTCGTGCCGCCGGCCGCCCCCGACGTCGATCGCTACACGCCGGAGAAGCTGGCCTCCCCGAGCTCGAGTGCCGGGGGCCCCAGCGTGCCCAAGCAGCACTTCGTCAGCGGTGAGGACGTATCGCTGCGGTGGTGGACGGCATTTCGCTCAAAGCCGCTCCACGAGTTGATCAAGATGTCGGTCGAGCACAACCCGTCCCTGCAGGCGGCCGAGGCGTCGATCAGGATCGCGCAATACAACGCGCTGGCGCAGCGCGGGCTGTTCTTCCCGCAACTCGGCGCAAATTACACGCCTGCCCAGCAGCAGATTTCCGGCGCATCGGGTTCGGGCCCGGGCGGCCAGTCGCCTTCGGTATTTTCGCTTCATACCGCGCAATTGAACGTCAGCTTCGTGCCGGACATCTGGGGCCAGAATGTTCGCGCGGTCGAAAGTCTCGACGCGATCTCCGAGCAGCAACTGTTCCAGCTGGAAGCGGCCTACCTCACCCTGACCGCCAACGTCGTCACCGCGGCGATCCAGGAAGCATCGCTGCGCGGCCAGATTGCCGCGATCCAGCGCGTCGTGAAGATCGAACGCGGCATTCTGGAGATCGTGAAGAACCAGTTCAACGCCGGCGGCGCCGCCCAGGTCGACGTGCTGGCGCAGGAGGCCGCGCTGGCCCAGTCCGAGCAACTGCTGCCGCCGCTCGAAAAGCAGCTCGCGGTTCAGCGCGACCTGCTGACGTCGCTGGCCGGGCAATTCTCGGCCGACGAAATCCTGCAGACGTTCACGCTCGACCGCCTGGCGCTTCCCGCACACCTGCCGGTGAGCCTGCCGAGCAAGATGATTGCCCAGCGTCCGGACGTCAGAGCCGCGGAAGCGCTGCTGCACTCGGCCAACGCCCAGCTCGGTGTGTCGATCGCGGCGCGGCTGCCCAACATCACGATCACCGGCAACGCCGGCGCCGCCGGCTTCAGCCTGGCCGAATTGTTTACGCCGGGGACCAGCTTCTACGTCATCGCGGCGAGCGCGACCCAGCCGCTGTTCGACGGCCTGACGCTCTACCACAAGCAGAAGGCCGCGGAGGCCGCGGTGGACCAGGCGGATGCGCTCTATCGCCAGGCTGTCGTCACCGCGATGCAGAACGTCGCCGACGCCTTGCGCAGCCTGCAGGCCGACGCGCGCGCCTTGCAGGCTGCCGTCAGGGCCGAGCTCGCCGCCAAGGCCAGCCTCGACATCATTCAGAAGCAGCTTGCGCTCGGGCAGGTCAATCAGGTGGTCGTGCTCAATGCCCAGCAGGTCTATCTGACGGCGGCAGTGGTCCGCGTGCAGGCCCAGGCGACGCGCCTCTCGGACAGCGCCGCCCTTTTCATGGCGCTCGGTGGCGGCTGGCCGACCAATTGTGCATCCGACGACTGGCGCAAATGTGCCCTGGAGGATTTACCCGCCAGCGCCCCGCAGCGCGTCAGCGAAAACGGGCCGCCCGCCCGCTGA
- a CDS encoding TRAP transporter substrate-binding protein — protein MKRRDFIKVTGLGVAGAATVAAPAIAQSMPELKWRLTTSWPKSLDTLHGGAELMAKAVGEATDNKFQIQTFAAGEIVPGLQVLDAVQNGTVEMGHTAPYYYFGKDPTFTFGSSVPFGPNMRLNQAWFMLGGGKELLNEFYKSYNVTSLLAGNTGCQMGGWFRKEINSVDDLKGLKFRIGGFAGRVMQKLGAVPQQLAGGDIYPALEKGTIDAAEWVGPYDDEKLGFYKVAPNYYFPGWWEGGPMLVAMINLDKWNALPKHYQFVLEQAGHLANNWMMARYDQANPLALKKLLAAGTKLRPFPSAVMEASFKAAKELHAEVSATNANFKKVYDSLTTFSNNGYQWFQVAEVGYDNFMARHSQA, from the coding sequence ATGAAGCGCAGAGATTTCATCAAGGTCACGGGGCTCGGCGTCGCAGGCGCGGCAACGGTCGCAGCTCCCGCGATCGCGCAGTCGATGCCGGAGCTCAAATGGCGCCTGACGACGAGCTGGCCGAAGTCGCTCGACACGCTGCACGGCGGCGCCGAGCTGATGGCCAAGGCGGTGGGGGAAGCCACCGACAACAAGTTCCAGATCCAGACCTTTGCCGCCGGCGAGATCGTGCCCGGCCTGCAGGTGCTCGACGCCGTGCAGAACGGCACGGTCGAGATGGGGCATACCGCGCCCTATTACTATTTCGGCAAGGACCCGACCTTCACCTTCGGCTCCTCGGTGCCGTTCGGCCCTAACATGCGGCTCAATCAGGCCTGGTTCATGCTGGGCGGCGGCAAGGAGCTGCTCAACGAGTTCTACAAGAGCTACAACGTCACCTCGCTGCTCGCCGGCAACACCGGCTGCCAGATGGGTGGTTGGTTCCGCAAGGAGATCAACAGCGTCGACGATCTCAAGGGCCTCAAATTCCGCATCGGCGGCTTTGCCGGACGGGTGATGCAGAAGCTCGGCGCGGTGCCGCAGCAGCTCGCCGGCGGCGACATCTATCCGGCGCTGGAAAAAGGCACCATCGATGCGGCCGAGTGGGTCGGTCCCTACGATGACGAGAAGCTCGGCTTCTACAAGGTCGCGCCGAACTACTATTTCCCCGGCTGGTGGGAAGGCGGCCCGATGCTGGTGGCGATGATCAACCTCGACAAGTGGAACGCACTGCCGAAGCACTATCAGTTCGTGCTCGAGCAGGCCGGTCATCTCGCCAACAACTGGATGATGGCGCGCTACGACCAGGCCAACCCGCTTGCACTGAAGAAGTTGCTCGCGGCCGGCACCAAGCTGCGCCCGTTCCCGTCTGCTGTGATGGAAGCGTCCTTCAAGGCCGCCAAGGAGCTGCATGCCGAGGTTTCGGCGACCAATGCCAATTTCAAGAAGGTCTATGACTCGCTGACGACGTTCTCCAACAACGGCTATCAGTGGTTCCAGGTCGCCGAAGTCGGCTACGACAATTTCATGGCACGCCACTCTCAGGCCTGA
- a CDS encoding TRAP transporter substrate-binding protein: MKRRDFLKVSAAGAAATAVAAPAIAQSSPEIKWRLTSSFPKSLDTIYGGADQVAKYVAEMTDNKFQIQVFAAGEIVPGLQALDATSNGTVEMCHTVSYYYVGKDPTFAIYASVPFGLNARMQNSWWYQGGGEALGNEFFKKFGVIGFPCGNTGTQMGGWFRKEIKTVADLSGLKFRIGGIAGQVLQKVGVVPQQLAGGDIYPALEKGTIDAAEWVGPYDDEKLGFQKVAKYYYYPGFWEGGPTVHAYCNLEKWNALPKNYQAILTNATANANTWMAARYDMQNPSALKRLVAGGTQLRPFTNEVLEACLKATNELWGEISAKNADFKKSIDAMQAYRSDQYLWWQVAEYTFDSFMIRSRTRG, translated from the coding sequence ATGAAGCGTCGTGATTTTTTGAAAGTGTCTGCGGCCGGTGCTGCCGCGACGGCGGTTGCCGCGCCGGCGATTGCGCAGTCCTCGCCTGAAATCAAATGGCGCCTGACCTCGAGCTTCCCGAAGTCGCTGGACACCATCTATGGCGGTGCCGACCAGGTGGCGAAGTATGTCGCCGAAATGACCGACAACAAGTTCCAGATCCAGGTGTTCGCGGCGGGTGAGATCGTCCCCGGCCTGCAGGCGCTGGACGCGACCTCCAACGGCACGGTCGAGATGTGCCACACCGTGTCCTACTACTATGTCGGCAAGGACCCGACCTTTGCGATCTACGCGTCGGTGCCGTTCGGCCTGAATGCCCGCATGCAGAACTCCTGGTGGTACCAGGGCGGCGGCGAGGCGCTCGGCAACGAGTTCTTCAAGAAGTTCGGCGTGATCGGCTTCCCCTGCGGCAACACCGGCACCCAGATGGGCGGCTGGTTCCGCAAGGAGATCAAGACGGTCGCCGATCTCTCGGGCCTCAAATTCCGCATCGGCGGCATTGCCGGCCAGGTGCTGCAGAAGGTCGGCGTGGTGCCGCAGCAGCTCGCCGGCGGCGACATCTATCCGGCGCTGGAAAAGGGCACCATCGACGCAGCCGAGTGGGTCGGTCCCTATGACGACGAGAAGCTCGGCTTCCAGAAGGTCGCCAAGTACTACTACTATCCGGGCTTCTGGGAAGGCGGCCCGACCGTGCACGCCTACTGCAACCTCGAAAAGTGGAACGCGCTGCCGAAGAACTACCAGGCGATCCTGACCAACGCGACCGCCAACGCCAACACCTGGATGGCTGCGCGCTACGACATGCAGAACCCCTCGGCGCTGAAGCGGCTGGTTGCCGGCGGCACGCAGCTGCGTCCGTTCACCAACGAAGTGCTCGAGGCCTGCCTTAAGGCGACCAACGAACTGTGGGGCGAAATCTCGGCCAAGAATGCCGATTTCAAGAAGTCGATCGACGCCATGCAGGCGTACCGTTCCGACCAGTATCTGTGGTGGCAGGTCGCCGAATACACCTTCGACAGCTTCATGATCCGCTCGCGCACCCGCGGCTAA